Below is a window of Theropithecus gelada isolate Dixy chromosome 15, Tgel_1.0, whole genome shotgun sequence DNA.
aagcctttgataaaatccaacatctcttcatgataaacaCCCTCGACAAACTGGGCATCAAAGGGATGTACCTCAATATAATAACcttctatgacaaacccacagccaacatcatactgaatgggcaaaagctggaagcattccccttgagaactgaaaGAAGATAGTGGTActtactctcaccactcctattcaagatagtactgaaagtcttagagcaatcagagaagagaaagaaagaaaagacatccaaataagaaaagaagtcaaaatatctCTTTGTTGACTATACGACTCTAtaactagaaaaccctaaagattctgcTAAAAGggtcctggaactgataaataacttcagtaaagtttcagggtacaaaatcaatgtacaaaaattagtagcatttctatacatcaataacattcAAGCCAAAAGCCACatcaagaatgcaattccatttacaatagccacacaaaaaataaaatacctaggaatacatctaaccaaggagatgaaagatctccacaaggagaactacagaaCACTGCTGAATGAAATCacagatgatacaaacaaatggaaaaacatttcatgctcatggattagaagaatcaatattgaaaacggccatactgcccaaagcaatctacagattcaatactattcctattaaactTCCAAAGTCATTTTTCATGGGATTGGAAAAATTAcactaaaattcatgtggaaccaaaaaagagccttgAATACCCAAGGCgatagcaaaaagaacaaaactggagtcatcacattacccaactctAAAAAGTATACAATAAGGCCActataaccaaaacagcttggtactggtacataaacagacacatagaccaatggaacagaatagggaacccagaaatgaagccacagacctacagccatctaatctttacaaagttgacaaaaataaacaatgaaggaAGGActccccattcaataaatggtactggggtAGGTGGCGagctacatgcagaagaatgaaactggactccttttcaccatacacaaaaatttactcaagatggattaaagatttaaatgtaagacctcaaactataagagtCCTTGAATAAAACCTAgcaaacaccattctggacattggccttgggaaagaaattatgaccaagtcctcaaaagcgattgcaacaaaagaaaaattaagtgggacctaattaaactaaagaacttctgcacagcataagaaactatcaacagagtaaacagacaacttacaaaatgggagaaaaggtttgcaaactatgcatttgacaaaggtctaatatctagaatctataaggaacttaattcaacaagcaaaaacgaAATAACCCCattaaggagtaaggaaaagacatgaaaagacacttctcaaaagaagacatacacgtggctaacaaagataggaaaaaatactcaacatcactaatcacaagagaagtgcaaatcaaaatcacaatgagatgccatcttgtaccagtcagaatggctgttattaaaaaaccAAAGtacagcagatgctggcaaggctgcggAGAAATGGAAATGCTCAGAAAGGGAATGCTTagacattgttggtgggaatgtaaattggttcacccattgtgaaaagcagctgggagatttcttaaagaacttagaactaccatttcactcaccaatcccattactgggtatataaccaaaagaaaatgaatcattctGCTAAAAAGATGTAtccactcatatgttcatcacaggactattcacaatagcaaagacatggaatcatccTAGGTGCCCATCCTAGGTTCCCatggtggattagataaagaaaatgtggtacatatataccatggaatactaggcagtcataaaaagaataaaatcatgccttttgtagcaacatggatgcacctAGAGTCCACTATCCTAAGCCatttaatgcaggaacagaaaacatagtaccacatgttctcacttgtaagcgAGAGCTAAAAATTGGGTGCTTATGGCAACAATAGACATGGGGGATAACACAGGGGTAAGGTATGGGTGCAAGGgatgaaaaactaactgttgggtactatgctcattatctagatgacaggatcatttgtatcccaaacctcagcatcatgcaatatacccgtGTAACCTGTATATGTACTACTTGAATCCAAgataaaatttgaaacaaaaaaataaaaataataaatcatccCACTCTGTGTACAtagagaaaaatatcacattgtatcccataaatgtatacaattattatttatcaatcaatgataatatttttaaaatgttgtagtGGTGGGGGCTGCTCATCATGGAATAACGAAGTTGCAATCAGGACACAGTTCAGGATTACGTGTATAGTTCCATCCTTGGGAGGAGAGCAACGAAAACATACTTGGGTTATGTAGAAGTTAACTCCATCTTGGCTTTGTTTAGACAAGATGACTCTTGCAGAAGTACCTGAAATCTGAGGACTTTTTCTAGTCTTGTGGGGGTCCAACCAGGTAGATAAGGTCATTTCGTTGTTTTGCTTCTGGACAGCTTGTTGGCTTGTCCTACACTGCAATTGCTAATTTAGTTCATTGCATCCCTTAAAAACACTGATAAATAAAGACGTTGAAGAAGATATCATGTACCTAATGCATGCCCACTGAAGCTGATGTAACATAAAACTTTAAATTCAATACaatttttataggttttttttcccACCCCTATAAACAAATAAGATGAATTATTGTGTGCTCAATGTTTGTGATTacccagaattattttttttctttttctaaaattggtATAGAAACTGAGTGGTTAACAGTTTTAacatcccttcctcctcttcagccATGTAACAGCATCATGCTGTAGTCACTACTGCCTGATCCTGAAATGCTTAaggatggaaataaaaataactgtatagctttgatttttaataaaaaattccaGTACCTACCTTTGTAGAGATTCTGAATTACTAGAACTGGGAATCTGATACTTGAGTAAGAAAAGTATTCTGATGTGTGCTAGCAGCACTTGGATTAAGATCGCCAGCACAGTTCCTAGTCATTGAATTCTTTCCTTCTACATGGTTTCATTCCTAATCCATTCATCTACAACTGGGTAATTCCTTGCAAGCTctgtcttgctcaggctggaaccTCTTGTAATAACCATCTGTAATTGCATCATGTTCTCTAAACCTAAGGATTAGGAAGGTTATATGTATGCAGCCAGAGGTACCTTCTCCCTAGGATAAAGCCGTCACCCACATAAATTCAAGGAACCTTCTCTGATAAAGAACTAATGTTACTAATGTGTGCACATTGGCCTCAATATTCTATAGCTCCAGAGAGGgtggaaaagacaagaaaaagtaCATCACTATGTAACATtggtaaaattataatttatgtaattttgctcacatatattagatatatttatGAATCTGTTTCTATAATATGTATGtgcattaatatattatttatcctGCAATGCAATTTCACTCCTCATCTTTAATTAATTGGTCAATTCAGCACGCTTTAAGAAAAATGATAACATGATAGGTGTGTGTTGATGAATTCACTGAGACAATCAAAGTACAATATAAGTATATTCTAATCTTATATCCACAGATACTTCAGGATCTGCCAATTGGACTTTTATTCCACCTCATACATAGGATTACAATAGTGCAACCCTTGTTATGTATTTGCGCACACACAGATATTTAGTCATCCCCCACATATAcattccaaataaacaaaatcactcagccggtgtggcggctcacgcctgtaatcccagcacttttgggaggccgaggtgagcagatcacgaggtcaggagatcgagaccatcctggctaacaaggtgaaaccctgtctgtactaaaaatgcaaaaattagccgggcatagtggtgggcgcctgtagtcctagctactcgggaggctgaggcaggagaatggcatcaacccaggaggtggagcttgcagtgagtcaagatcgcgccactgcactccaatctgggcaacagagtgagactccgtctcaaaaaacaaaacgaaacaaaacaaaatcactcATATTTCATTACATCTAAAGCCATGTTTTTTCCACTTTAACATGTTGGAAACTAGGGAGAGTTCCAAAATTGATGCTGTTTTGGTTTTACAAATtattaggggtgtgtgtgtgcatgtgtgtatacttTGAGTTGTATCCacactaattaaaaaatatagatttctttttaaattgagggGAAATTATGAATCATTTGaagtaaattatttcaaaatttactagGCTCACAATTGTATAGTTTTTGTGTATTGTTATGCTTATGTCACAGCTGAACACTGAGATGCTACAGAAAGTAAATATGAAACAGTAGGCAATTATCTAATTTTAATGTTATactagtgttcaataaatgctaattGCTTTCCTGGAAACATAATTTATTCTTCATAAACGATCTGTTAATATGAAGTTTTACTTGTAAGACAAATCAGAATAGAGGACATAATAGTAAACTTCTATGGAAAGTAAGTATTTTCCAGGGTTGGTTTAAGTAAACTATTGTGCAGTTTTCTGGGTAATGTTGATTTTCTAGATGAGTGTGATTGTTATTTGAGGATGGAAATGCAGGCTGTATTAAAAGGATTTCTAATCAGCAATTTTTTCAAGGACACTTTCACCTCTTTGTTCCGTAGACTATAGATGATAGGATTCAACATGGGGGTTAGTCCAGCATATACCAAAGCcataaatttatctatttcctgtGAATCTACAGCAGAGGGCTTCAGGTACATGGAGAGAGCTGTACCATAGAACAAAACTACCACCATCAGGTGGGCTGTGCACGTTGAAAAGGCTTTACTTCGGCCTTCCACTGAACTGATTCTCAAGATACTGGTGAGGATAAATGCATAAGAGATACAAATGAGTAGCATTGGCAGGGGGAGAAGAAGTACACTGATCACCAGCATGATTAACTGCACCAGGGAGGTGTCCACACAAACCAATTTCAATACAGCCAGAATTTCACAAGTGAAATGATTGATGATACTATTACCACAGAGAGACAGTGGCAGCACAGACATCGTTTCCACCAGGGCAGTGAGACAGCCTGTCATCCAGGAGCCAGCTGCAATCTGCACACAGGTTCTCCTATTCATGATGACAGGGTATCTCAGGGGGTTGCAGATGGCCACATACCGGTCATATGCCATCATGGACAGGAGTACACACTCAGTGGAGCCCATGGCAAGGGAGAGGTACATCTGAGTGGCACATCCTGAGAATGAAATAGTGTTTCTCCCTGAAACAAAGTTTGCCAGCATTGGAGTGAGCGTAGAAGAGGTGTACCAGATGTCCAGAAAGGAGAGATTGCTGAGGAAGAGGTACATAGGGGTGTGGAGGTGGGAATCTAGGATGGTGATGGAGATCAGAATAACATTGCCCAGTAAGGTGATGAGGTACATCAGCAAGCACACCACAAATATGATGACCTGAACTTTAGGGTACTGAGAAAATCCcaggaagaaaaatacttttacagATGTCCAGTTTGCCaggaacattttttaatgttatgttCATCCTGCATAGAAGGATTAATGTCGCACATATATAAAACGTAACCCCCTCCTTCACATATCTGgcatgttttatttatatgaacTTGTGGTCGGTTCTTAAATGGTTCTCTAGGTTAGCGATAGTAATATTTGTTTGAAGAAATATGTCactaataagaaaaatttaagcaGGAAGTCAACAGATACAtccttaaaatattacttttgctGTAAGATTTTCTTTTGGCAATGTGAGGGTAGGAGGATGGTGTATTTAATCAGCATcacaaaagaatgagaaaagaaacaacattttgcattctttctttttccaaaacCATATTTTAACTGATCTATTTACCTCTGTACCATTGGCATGATTTTCTTCCTCTGATTTGGTGATAATCTTCTTACTTAGGAACTGTTAGGATTTCCAGGTTCGCAGTTTCTTCTGCCATTCCTAGagatatatccaaaataatttggAAGTCTCAGTGAATAAAGGCAAAAAAAGGTATAGGTTTCTGTAGCCATAAATTAACAGAGACTTTGAACACTTAGACACAAGCCccagaatttctttcttaaacCCAGGAAAATGGTGACATGTGTCTCATGCTGGGAGACACAtggcaaatatttctttcatcttgCTTTAGTTGTCCTGATGTTTGTGCTGCAGTAACATCCTCCAAAGAACCAGCCATTGGCAGTGTAGGGCAATTTAAGCTATTTGTTGCTTTTGAGAAGTCTCCAATTCATGCAGCAAATTAAAGTTAAACATCTATTTGTACAGCATTACAAATTCTAAAACTCCAGGGACAGTGTCCCATAAATCCAATTATAGTCAGTAGCTTGTCTTGCCTAATTGTAGGGTTATTCAAACAATACGTAAACATGTTTCCTACCTACACTGTCTTTGGGAAGGGGAACTTTACTCTTCTCCCAATAGTGTTATGAAGTCAGACTCGTTAAtttaaatgaagttaaaaataatgcATAAGGTTGGTAGTTTCTCCTTCAGATTGTAGGAGAGTTTTATAATATGAATGAGATCAAGTTGTACTTGATATGGGACCCGTAAATTTTCTACTACTCAACATGGCTTAAAGAGAAGGCCATTGAGGGCAGATATTTCTCATAGCACATAAAGATCTATTTGCTTTCagaaacactttttcttttgggaaataagCTTCACCCTATAAAGGCATCTTTACCCTTCAGAAATCCATTGAAGCTTGTATCTGAGTGATGCTTTATAATCCCTGTTCACAACTTGTTTGTTTTCCAAGTGAGAGACGAATGGTTAACAGTGTATGGTGGTGTGGGAAATGCATACTGTCAGTGTCATCATTGTACAATTGTGATTGTATAACTTGCTTCTTAGTAGCAGATTGTAATCATGGCCATTACTGTATTGTTTTACATCACATCAAATATTCTTCATTCTCAGAAAAGGTCATAAATTTGAATGATTGCCAAGATATTTCAAAGCACAGTAAAAAAAATCTCTTCGCTAGTTAGTATTTGCAATCAGAATGCATCTTTTAGGTCTTTCATGTACTCACTCCAACAGAGATATAACTTTCATCGCCTTGGAATCATGCGTATGGTTCCCTTCTTTACCTATAGGAAAGCTTGGTGCACAGGAAAGACTAGGGACTTTGCGCAATAAACACTTTTCACTTTACCACTTCATTTTTGTCACCTAGAGCAAGTTGATGATCCTCATTGAGATTCAGATTATTTATAAAAGGGCAATGACAATATTTCTTTATCAGAGTTGTTCTGAGGAAtaaagatatttcatgtaaagCAACTAAGACTGAAATTGATGTATAGtaggtaattaaaaaatattagatttttctccattctgtggtTTTTGACTTGCTTCTTGAATCatcttttttccttgtatttattCTCCCTTTTCATTATTTCCCTCTTTGACTATGGCAATGCccttcctttgcttttctcatttagaCAATATTTGCTGCAACTGCAATACAAATGGttaaagcaaaagagagaaaagaaatggacTAACATCTGGCCCCAGAATCCACTTTTCCTCTGAATTTGTTTATCTGATACTCCTAACTAACCTGTCCAGTTCCTATAGACTAAAGCTTGTGAAGCTCAAAGTGAATCATTTAAGTTGATTTGATTGTGTTTGGGGAAGGGTTAGAAGAGTAcattattggctgggtgtggtggctcatgcctgtaatcccagcactttgggaggccagggcaggaggatcatgaggtcaagaaattgagaccctcctggccaaaatggtgaaaccccgtctctactaaaaatacaaaaattagctgggcatggtggtgtacacctgtagtcccagctactagggagggtgaggtagaagaaagaagaatcacttgaacctgggaggcggaggttgcagtgagccgagatcatgccactgccctccagcctggcgacagagctggactccatctcaaaaacaaaacaacaacaacaacaacaacaacaacaaaaaacagtacaTTATTTTAGGGCTAGCCACAAAAAGATCATATAGAGGCAATGAGTAAGTCTCAGGAAGGTTGCCAACCTTATCCCCCACTATTTATGCAGCAACAGACTACATTTCTGCTTTGGAGATACTTCAGAAAAtgctgaaaagaagaaatactgaaCCTCCATAGAATTTTTTCTCTCtgattatgtt
It encodes the following:
- the LOC112608721 gene encoding olfactory receptor 13F1, with amino-acid sequence MFLANWTSVKVFFFLGFSQYPKVQVIIFVVCLLMYLITLLGNVILISITILDSHLHTPMYLFLSNLSFLDIWYTSSTLTPMLANFVSGRNTISFSGCATQMYLSLAMGSTECVLLSMMAYDRYVAICNPLRYPVIMNRRTCVQIAAGSWMTGCLTALVETMSVLPLSLCGNSIINHFTCEILAVLKLVCVDTSLVQLIMLVISVLLLPLPMLLICISYAFILTSILRISSVEGRSKAFSTCTAHLMVVVLFYGTALSMYLKPSAVDSQEIDKFMALVYAGLTPMLNPIIYSLRNKEVKVSLKKLLIRNPFNTACISILK